From the genome of Candidatus Wallbacteria bacterium, one region includes:
- a CDS encoding PAS domain S-box protein encodes MEILSNKGIPGTSDIPGSSIEHLAGLFYADIPLAIAVTDLITGEVVEANQAAASMLGMTREELIGMANSKLTCDDEEKRQIRNFDLFQKGEIENRKLTLQKKTGEKVEVLWNAHILRSQGRDFIVNTGIDITESQKISGRLLESENKFSAAFHGNPLSMCIMDLQKGLLVDANAQFFKLFDLKKEEAIGRKTQELSMWNNDSRMRFMEAVTRAGSVDNVPVEFQTLSGRKIDTLVSARMLEMQEGKFLVSSAVDVTEYRKTQAKLMDAQKMDSIGALAAGIAHDFNNMLACVSCNAENMLDQEKDSDRKEKLSDIMKASELASNLIDKLLTFARTKKSEPKPINLNSIVQDVLSLGRRTAGKKISIEFSESENLHILKADPSQISQAVMNLLVNAVEALPQGGTVKLKTENVTVTDDTTRPEPTGDYVLLTVSDTGPGLTEQARAHLFEPFFTTKENTKKPGTGLGLAMLHRIVTNHGGFVEVESVKDAGAVFKVYLPCITRINQDVHVLRHDSVRGSAEVVTSSQQP; translated from the coding sequence GGCAGCAGCATCGAACATCTGGCCGGTCTTTTCTACGCTGATATTCCTCTCGCCATTGCAGTCACTGATCTGATTACAGGAGAGGTGGTAGAGGCGAATCAGGCTGCTGCTTCCATGCTCGGCATGACCAGGGAAGAATTGATCGGCATGGCAAACTCAAAGCTGACTTGCGATGACGAAGAAAAAAGACAGATCCGCAACTTTGATCTTTTCCAGAAAGGTGAAATCGAGAATCGGAAACTGACACTTCAGAAGAAGACAGGGGAAAAAGTGGAGGTTCTCTGGAATGCCCATATCCTGCGCAGCCAGGGCAGGGACTTCATCGTCAACACAGGGATCGATATTACGGAAAGCCAGAAAATCAGCGGCAGACTGCTGGAAAGCGAGAACAAATTTTCCGCTGCCTTTCACGGGAATCCCCTGTCCATGTGCATCATGGACCTGCAGAAAGGTCTGCTGGTCGATGCCAACGCTCAGTTTTTCAAGCTGTTCGATTTGAAAAAAGAAGAGGCGATCGGCAGAAAAACGCAGGAACTGAGTATGTGGAACAATGATTCCAGGATGCGGTTCATGGAAGCCGTAACCAGGGCTGGATCAGTCGACAATGTGCCTGTGGAGTTCCAGACACTCTCGGGCAGAAAGATAGATACTTTGGTATCAGCAAGGATGCTGGAGATGCAGGAAGGAAAATTCCTGGTTTCATCAGCAGTTGATGTCACTGAGTACCGCAAAACCCAGGCCAAGCTCATGGATGCCCAGAAAATGGACTCGATCGGAGCGCTTGCCGCAGGCATTGCCCATGATTTCAACAACATGCTCGCCTGCGTATCCTGCAATGCGGAAAACATGCTGGACCAGGAGAAGGATTCAGACAGGAAGGAAAAGCTCTCTGATATCATGAAAGCCTCCGAACTTGCCTCAAATCTGATTGATAAGCTTCTGACTTTCGCCAGAACGAAAAAGAGCGAGCCAAAGCCGATCAATCTCAACAGCATAGTTCAGGATGTGTTAAGCCTGGGGAGAAGAACAGCGGGCAAGAAAATTTCAATTGAGTTCAGCGAGTCCGAAAATCTGCACATTCTGAAAGCAGACCCCTCCCAGATCAGCCAGGCGGTGATGAACCTGCTGGTGAATGCAGTGGAAGCTCTTCCCCAGGGCGGCACAGTAAAACTGAAAACAGAAAATGTTACGGTTACGGACGATACAACCCGCCCGGAACCGACCGGAGATTACGTTCTCCTGACTGTTTCAGATACAGGCCCTGGCCTTACCGAACAGGCCAGAGCCCATCTGTTCGAGCCATTCTTCACCACCAAGGAGAATACCAAGAAGCCCGGGACAGGGCTGGGACTGGCGATGCTGCACAGGATAGTCACAAACCACGGGGGCTTTGTGGAAGTGGAGTCTGTAAAAGACGCAGGTGCAGTCTTCAAAGTTTATCTTCCCTGTATCACACGCATCAACCAGGATGTCCATGTTCTGCGGCATGATTCTGTCAGGGGAAGTGCTGAAGTCGTGACCTCATCCCAACAGCCGTAA